One window from the genome of Salipiger abyssi encodes:
- a CDS encoding multicopper oxidase family protein has translation MITLNRRQFLATSAAFSGLSASTGFAGTPFATLTAQQSDVQLLPGNYGKTSLWCFDGGSPGPEIRVAQGGRVQRRLVNRFSQGTSTHWHGIRIDNAMDGVSGLTQDVVQPEETFDYDFTVPDAGTYWYHAHNRSFEQVGRGLYGALIVEEAEPLDIDREEVLILDDWLIDPETAQIKDDFGAPHDLSHAGRIGNLLTTNGTFNLGLSARKNERLRLRLINAANARNFQLGLEGLDGWAVALDGMPLAAPIKVTEPMILAPAQRIDLIVDVVADVGETAHILQFGREEAFSQVTFEVVEWGSKNRRDAPLALPPNDHRMVDLSEATMLSLSMEGGAMGRMRSASLGGELKPIGEIVEAGYFWSFNGKVDGINGDPLARLDRGQNVRLKIVNDTAFPHAMHLHGIHFHEVAENGTLGPLRDTTLLERGQTREIAFVADNPGQWLLHCHMLSHAASGMMTKIVVG, from the coding sequence ATGATCACGCTCAATCGCCGCCAATTTCTGGCAACATCTGCTGCGTTCAGTGGTCTGTCGGCCAGCACTGGATTTGCGGGCACGCCATTCGCGACCCTGACAGCCCAGCAAAGCGACGTGCAGCTGCTGCCCGGCAACTATGGCAAGACATCGCTTTGGTGCTTTGACGGCGGCTCACCCGGTCCGGAGATTCGCGTGGCGCAGGGGGGGCGTGTCCAGCGCAGATTGGTCAACCGGTTTTCTCAGGGAACGTCGACGCATTGGCACGGCATCCGCATCGACAATGCGATGGATGGCGTTTCCGGCCTGACACAGGATGTGGTCCAGCCGGAGGAAACATTCGACTATGACTTTACTGTCCCGGATGCCGGGACCTATTGGTACCATGCCCATAATAGGTCGTTTGAGCAGGTGGGCAGAGGGCTTTACGGTGCACTGATCGTGGAAGAGGCCGAGCCTCTCGACATTGATCGCGAGGAAGTCCTGATCCTGGATGATTGGCTTATTGACCCCGAAACCGCGCAGATCAAAGACGACTTCGGAGCGCCTCATGATCTCAGCCACGCAGGGCGCATCGGCAACCTGCTGACGACCAATGGAACCTTCAATCTGGGCCTGAGTGCACGCAAGAACGAAAGACTGCGCTTGCGGCTGATCAATGCTGCCAATGCGCGCAATTTCCAACTGGGGCTGGAAGGCCTTGACGGTTGGGCGGTTGCTTTGGACGGCATGCCCCTGGCTGCACCCATTAAGGTGACGGAGCCGATGATCCTCGCTCCGGCTCAACGGATCGACCTGATCGTCGATGTGGTCGCGGATGTTGGTGAAACGGCTCATATTCTTCAGTTCGGCCGGGAAGAGGCCTTCAGCCAGGTTACATTCGAGGTCGTTGAGTGGGGCTCGAAAAATCGTCGAGACGCGCCTTTGGCCTTGCCGCCGAACGACCACAGGATGGTCGACTTGAGTGAAGCCACGATGCTCAGCCTGAGTATGGAAGGCGGTGCCATGGGGCGGATGAGGTCCGCTTCCCTTGGGGGCGAACTCAAGCCGATCGGCGAGATCGTCGAGGCCGGGTATTTCTGGTCGTTCAACGGCAAAGTGGACGGGATCAACGGTGATCCCCTTGCGCGGCTGGACCGCGGCCAGAATGTACGATTGAAGATCGTGAACGACACGGCGTTTCCGCACGCGATGCACCTGCATGGCATTCACTTCCACGAGGTCGCCGAAAACGGCACCCTCGGACCGCTGCGTGACACGACCCTTCTTGAACGGGGTCAGACGCGCGAGATTGCCTTTGTGGCGGACAACCCGGGCCAATGGCTGCTACATTGCCACATGCTGTCGCATGCGGCTTCGGGCATGATGACCAAGATCGTCGTTGGATGA
- a CDS encoding c-type cytochrome: MSKSGILIAAFFVVGGAVVIWQQLQPSSSMPGHTMTTPDLSQTEEGAPIADVVVPAEFSANAQLGKRVFDGACAACHGANAAGQNGVAPPLVHKIYEPSHHGDAAFLLAAKQGVRAHHWKFGNMPPVEGVTPGDVKMVVAYVRELQRANGIN; this comes from the coding sequence ATGTCGAAGTCCGGCATCCTGATTGCGGCGTTTTTTGTCGTCGGTGGCGCGGTTGTGATCTGGCAGCAATTGCAGCCATCGTCTTCGATGCCCGGCCACACAATGACAACGCCTGATCTTTCGCAGACGGAAGAGGGCGCGCCGATTGCAGACGTGGTTGTGCCTGCTGAATTCTCAGCAAATGCCCAATTGGGAAAGCGTGTTTTCGATGGCGCTTGCGCCGCTTGTCACGGTGCGAATGCTGCCGGACAGAATGGCGTGGCACCGCCGCTTGTCCACAAGATCTATGAACCGAGCCATCACGGTGACGCCGCTTTTTTGCTTGCCGCGAAACAAGGTGTCAGAGCGCACCATTGGAAGTTTGGCAATATGCCGCCAGTTGAAGGCGTCACACCCGGCGATGTGAAGATGGTTGTTGCATATGTGCGGGAACTTCAGCGCGCCAACGGGATCAATTGA
- a CDS encoding heavy-metal-associated domain-containing protein, whose protein sequence is MSCGHCTSAIESGIKAKDPSAVVTSDLDLRLVTVQSTLEQAAVRQAIVDAGYDASAA, encoded by the coding sequence ATGAGCTGTGGACACTGTACATCCGCTATCGAAAGCGGCATCAAGGCAAAGGATCCATCAGCCGTTGTCACGTCCGATCTGGACCTTCGCCTTGTCACTGTCCAAAGCACATTGGAACAGGCCGCTGTGCGGCAAGCCATCGTTGACGCTGGCTACGACGCTTCAGCCGCGTAA
- a CDS encoding DsbA family protein, whose amino-acid sequence MKRFLATTALLMLPIAATADGMDEDRIKELMLEAIRENPGIVFEAAQLFEQQQQALQAQAAAQVLDTEKATLENDPNAPVLGNPDGDVTVVEFFDYNCPYCRRVKPEMEALLAADPNVRVVYREWPILGDGSVFAARAALASRNQGKYEEFHWAMMQLKERAEEASILRTAEDIGLDVAQLRRDMNGPEIEEHIQTSMRLAQSLGFSGTPSFVIGDSLAPGLIQADQMIELVDQARAAE is encoded by the coding sequence ATGAAAAGATTCTTGGCTACCACCGCACTGTTAATGCTTCCCATCGCTGCGACGGCAGACGGCATGGACGAAGACCGGATCAAGGAACTGATGCTGGAAGCCATCCGCGAGAATCCGGGCATCGTGTTCGAGGCCGCGCAGTTGTTCGAACAGCAACAGCAGGCGTTGCAGGCGCAAGCCGCAGCGCAGGTTCTCGATACGGAAAAAGCCACGCTTGAAAATGATCCCAATGCGCCCGTTCTGGGCAATCCGGATGGCGATGTCACGGTTGTCGAATTCTTCGACTACAACTGCCCCTATTGCCGCCGGGTTAAACCTGAAATGGAGGCATTGCTTGCCGCTGATCCCAACGTCAGGGTCGTTTACCGGGAATGGCCCATTCTGGGGGACGGGTCGGTTTTTGCCGCCCGCGCGGCGCTGGCGTCCCGAAACCAGGGCAAATATGAAGAGTTTCATTGGGCCATGATGCAACTGAAGGAACGCGCAGAGGAAGCATCGATTCTCCGCACTGCGGAAGACATCGGCCTCGATGTTGCACAGTTGCGTCGCGACATGAACGGACCGGAAATAGAAGAACACATACAGACTTCCATGCGGCTTGCGCAATCTCTGGGGTTCAGTGGCACACCTTCATTTGTGATCGGCGACAGTCTTGCGCCGGGCCTGATCCAGGCGGACCAGATGATCGAGCTTGTCGATCAGGCACGGGCCGCCGAATAA
- a CDS encoding c-type cytochrome, translating into MNMKIWITAIAIGTTGVAALAHSGATGVVLERMQGMSAMAKTLKTLSPMMRGQVPYDADVVRREAGAMIGHAGEQMTRLFPEGSGGGVSKALPSVWENSEEFAALAQELRTAAEGLKLSAGNGLAAAQGNGSESMMGGATDGMMGGGSAPAMGGGMMGSDLPMTTEMFADMPTDRAFAMVAQTCSACHQKFRKEDK; encoded by the coding sequence ATGAACATGAAGATATGGATTACTGCCATTGCGATCGGGACGACCGGCGTTGCTGCCTTGGCGCATTCCGGAGCAACCGGCGTGGTGCTGGAGCGGATGCAGGGCATGTCCGCGATGGCCAAAACACTCAAGACGCTATCACCCATGATGCGGGGTCAGGTACCTTATGACGCCGATGTCGTCCGCAGGGAAGCTGGCGCGATGATCGGCCATGCCGGTGAGCAAATGACGCGACTGTTTCCTGAAGGCTCGGGTGGCGGAGTGTCCAAGGCGTTGCCGTCGGTCTGGGAAAACAGCGAAGAGTTCGCGGCCCTTGCGCAAGAGTTGAGAACAGCCGCCGAAGGATTGAAGTTGAGCGCAGGCAATGGGTTGGCCGCAGCACAGGGCAACGGTAGCGAATCAATGATGGGCGGCGCCACTGACGGGATGATGGGTGGCGGGTCCGCGCCTGCAATGGGAGGGGGCATGATGGGATCGGACCTTCCCATGACGACCGAGATGTTTGCGGACATGCCGACCGACCGTGCGTTCGCGATGGTCGCCCAGACCTGTTCGGCCTGCCACCAGAAGTTCCGCAAAGAGGACAAGTGA
- a CDS encoding c-type cytochrome encodes MRWWRWIIGAGVVGGIGVVAATIAWPIGAPVSDLTLQGDAQRGSYLARAGGCIACHTNFEAGGAPLAGGAPLRTDFGTFYPPNLTTDVEFGIGGWTVEEFAKAVRQGISPDGDPYYPTFTYPFYANYTDQDIADLWAAFQTVPAVNVPTPSHEVPFPFDQRWGMKLWRAAFLTKPDTAPEADRSDAWNRGKLLVNGAAHCAACHTTRNFAGARIVSKRFSGNDALPGGGKAPSIRTRDLVSEGWTTDDMAYALRSGITPSGDVFGGSMAEVVRYGTGFLSDADLNAMATYLLDNKS; translated from the coding sequence ATGCGGTGGTGGCGTTGGATCATCGGTGCGGGGGTCGTCGGCGGCATCGGCGTTGTCGCGGCAACGATAGCCTGGCCGATCGGTGCGCCAGTCTCGGACCTGACCCTGCAAGGCGATGCCCAGCGGGGGTCGTATCTGGCGCGCGCCGGTGGATGCATTGCGTGCCACACCAACTTTGAAGCTGGCGGGGCGCCATTGGCAGGAGGAGCGCCGCTCCGGACCGATTTCGGGACATTCTATCCGCCAAATCTGACCACCGATGTCGAATTCGGGATTGGCGGCTGGACAGTAGAAGAGTTTGCAAAAGCGGTAAGGCAGGGAATTTCCCCGGACGGAGACCCCTATTATCCCACCTTCACCTACCCGTTTTATGCAAACTACACGGATCAGGACATTGCCGATCTGTGGGCCGCGTTCCAGACCGTGCCAGCCGTGAATGTGCCGACCCCGTCCCATGAGGTGCCTTTTCCGTTCGATCAGCGATGGGGGATGAAACTTTGGCGGGCGGCTTTTCTGACAAAGCCTGACACCGCACCAGAGGCGGACCGAAGCGATGCTTGGAACAGGGGCAAGCTGCTGGTCAACGGGGCGGCACATTGTGCTGCCTGCCACACAACGCGGAACTTTGCAGGCGCACGCATAGTATCGAAGAGGTTTTCCGGCAACGACGCCTTGCCGGGAGGTGGCAAAGCACCTTCGATCCGGACGCGCGATCTTGTGTCCGAAGGCTGGACAACAGACGATATGGCTTATGCATTGCGATCTGGCATAACGCCGTCTGGCGACGTATTTGGTGGATCAATGGCCGAAGTCGTGCGCTATGGCACGGGCTTTCTGAGCGACGCAGACCTGAATGCGATGGCCACCTACCTGCTGGACAACAAATCATAA
- a CDS encoding c-type cytochrome, whose translation MTPRSVYLALGVVTVAVATIFLWTRSGGTDHTAENLINSSADVAAGEVLYAENCAACHGANLEGEENWRSPRDDGSLPAPPHDASGHTWHHADSMLFAYTKLGGAEVLAAQGVDFNSGMPGFGDQLSDGEIWDILAYIKSTWPERERATQAERTAQDIASQGDG comes from the coding sequence ATGACCCCGCGATCCGTCTATCTTGCGTTGGGCGTAGTTACCGTTGCGGTGGCTACCATATTCCTGTGGACCCGGTCCGGCGGAACCGACCATACGGCGGAAAACCTCATCAACTCCTCAGCCGATGTGGCCGCGGGCGAAGTCCTCTATGCCGAAAATTGCGCCGCGTGCCATGGCGCAAATCTGGAAGGTGAAGAAAACTGGCGCAGTCCGCGTGATGACGGAAGCCTGCCCGCACCGCCGCATGATGCAAGCGGCCACACTTGGCACCACGCGGACAGCATGCTGTTCGCCTACACCAAGCTGGGGGGCGCCGAGGTTCTCGCGGCGCAAGGCGTTGACTTCAACAGCGGCATGCCCGGTTTCGGCGACCAACTGAGCGACGGGGAAATCTGGGACATCCTCGCATACATCAAGTCAACATGGCCGGAGCGTGAACGCGCCACGCAAGCCGAGCGCACGGCCCAGGATATTGCCTCACAAGGAGACGGATAA